A region from the Polaribacter sp. Hel1_33_78 genome encodes:
- the bshC gene encoding bacillithiol biosynthesis cysteine-adding enzyme BshC, with protein sequence MKTTQIPFQKTGFFSKMMHHYLEKNENIKPFYNNFPDISGFHNQIEEKQKSYSLQTRLTLVDALQKQYASFKISEKTSENIELLKQQNTYTISTGHQLNLFTGPLYFLYKIISTINLCEELSEKFSDQNFVPIYWMASEDHDFDEINYFNFGGKKVTWNRKDGGAVGRFSTDGLEDVFEVFSNHLGNSKNAKYLKNLFSEGYLKHNNLSDATRFIANELFKEYGLVIIDGDDAKLKHLFNPFVKEELQNNTSFKEVSETILELERNYKIQVNPREINLFYLGNEFRERIVFEDDVYKVNNTDIIFSRAEILEEVDKNPTAFSPNVIMRPLYQEVILPNLCYIGGGGEMAYWFELKTYFEKVKIPFPILLLRNSVQVVSEKQSKKLEKLNISFEEMFLNQHDLLSKKVRVNSKIKIEFTEKIQFLRNQFSELKEVAEKTDVSFLNAVNAQERKQVKGLENLEKRLWKAEKRRQKDLVNRITALQNELLPNQSLEERQRNFSEYYLEYGSSFLKAMKGALISLQLEFTIIEL encoded by the coding sequence ATGAAAACAACACAAATTCCTTTTCAAAAGACCGGTTTTTTCTCAAAAATGATGCATCATTATTTAGAGAAAAACGAAAACATAAAACCATTCTACAACAATTTCCCTGATATTTCTGGATTTCATAATCAAATTGAAGAAAAGCAAAAATCATACAGCTTACAAACAAGATTAACATTGGTTGATGCTTTGCAAAAACAATATGCATCTTTTAAAATTTCAGAAAAGACCTCTGAAAACATTGAATTGTTAAAACAACAAAATACGTACACAATTTCAACTGGTCATCAATTAAATTTATTTACAGGTCCCTTATATTTTCTTTATAAAATTATTTCTACTATTAATTTATGTGAAGAATTATCAGAAAAATTTTCTGACCAAAATTTTGTTCCCATATATTGGATGGCATCAGAAGATCATGATTTCGACGAAATCAATTATTTTAATTTTGGTGGAAAAAAAGTAACTTGGAATCGTAAAGATGGAGGTGCAGTAGGACGTTTTTCTACGGATGGATTAGAGGATGTTTTTGAAGTGTTTTCTAATCATTTAGGAAATTCTAAAAATGCGAAATACTTAAAAAATCTTTTTTCTGAAGGATATTTAAAGCATAATAATTTATCAGATGCAACTCGTTTTATTGCGAATGAATTATTTAAAGAATATGGTTTAGTAATTATTGATGGAGACGATGCTAAATTAAAACACTTATTTAATCCTTTTGTAAAGGAAGAATTACAAAATAATACTTCATTTAAGGAAGTTTCCGAAACGATTCTAGAATTGGAAAGGAATTACAAAATTCAGGTAAATCCGAGAGAAATTAACTTATTTTATTTAGGGAATGAATTTAGAGAACGTATTGTTTTTGAAGACGATGTATATAAAGTAAATAATACTGATATCATTTTTTCGAGAGCTGAAATTTTAGAAGAAGTTGATAAAAATCCAACGGCATTTTCTCCAAATGTAATTATGAGACCTTTGTATCAAGAAGTGATTTTGCCTAATCTATGTTATATTGGTGGAGGAGGAGAAATGGCATATTGGTTTGAATTAAAAACATATTTTGAGAAAGTAAAGATTCCTTTTCCTATTTTGCTACTGCGAAATTCTGTGCAAGTTGTCTCAGAAAAACAATCAAAAAAATTGGAAAAACTAAATATTTCATTTGAAGAAATGTTTTTAAATCAGCATGACTTATTATCTAAAAAGGTCAGAGTAAATTCAAAAATAAAAATTGAATTTACTGAGAAAATTCAGTTTTTGAGAAATCAATTTTCAGAACTAAAGGAGGTTGCTGAAAAAACGGATGTTTCTTTTTTGAATGCTGTAAATGCGCAAGAGAGAAAACAGGTTAAAGGTCTAGAAAATTTAGAAAAGCGTTTATGGAAGGCTGAAAAAAGAAGACAAAAGGATTTAGTTAATAGAATAACAGCACTGCAGAATGAACTTTTACCAAACCAAAGTTTAGAAGAACGTCAACGTAATTTTTCTGAATATTATTTGGAGTATGGTTCATCATTTTTAAAAGCAATGAAAGGTGCTTTAATATCTTTACAATTAGAGTTTACAATAATAGAATTATAA
- a CDS encoding class I SAM-dependent methyltransferase, whose amino-acid sequence MAINDSDCKITEATINYKEHWNTAYLINNRENLGWYEEKSLPTLSLIKETRLPKNATILNVGSGSSILVDNLLEQGFSDIIANDLSDESLKLLKNKYQKNNKIKFIVDDLLNPSKLNELQNIDLWNDRAVLHFFLEKEQIISYFKLLKKVVKPEGFVIISVFAKNGAEKCCGLPLKRYNVKMLENELGNDFVLKKSFNYTFINPSGNERPYIYALFQRKS is encoded by the coding sequence ATGGCAATAAACGATAGTGATTGTAAAATCACAGAAGCAACCATCAACTATAAGGAGCATTGGAATACTGCTTATCTTATTAATAATAGAGAAAATTTGGGTTGGTATGAAGAAAAATCATTACCAACGTTATCATTAATCAAAGAAACAAGATTGCCTAAAAATGCTACAATTTTAAATGTAGGATCCGGCTCTTCAATTTTAGTTGATAATTTATTAGAACAAGGATTTTCTGATATTATAGCGAATGATTTATCAGATGAATCATTAAAATTATTAAAGAATAAGTATCAAAAAAATAATAAGATTAAATTTATTGTTGATGATTTATTGAATCCGTCAAAATTGAATGAATTACAAAATATTGACTTATGGAATGATAGAGCTGTTTTACATTTTTTTTTAGAAAAAGAGCAAATAATTTCCTATTTTAAATTATTAAAGAAGGTTGTAAAACCTGAAGGATTTGTTATTATTTCTGTTTTTGCAAAAAATGGAGCTGAAAAATGCTGTGGCTTGCCACTGAAAAGGTATAATGTGAAAATGTTGGAGAATGAATTAGGAAATGATTTTGTGCTTAAAAAAAGTTTTAACTATACATTTATAAATCCTTCTGGTAATGAAAGGCCTTATATTTATGCGTTATTTCAAAGAAAAAGTTAA